TTGCACACTGCCATCGCTTCGCACGCTAAACACGGGAAAAGTCGACTGGCTGCAACACAACACAACCACAGTCCGACCGCAGTCGCCACACACtccgcacacacatgcaccgaCGCGCACGGCGAGAGCTAGGCAGGCGTGTGACGTATTTAAAGGGGCGGCGGCAGTTTAAAGGGGAGGTCCGCGTGTCCTCTTCCGaggtcagcagcagcagcagcatctttACGACCTCTGCTCGCGTAACATgcaggaaaataaatgacattgtttatTCATAGAAAACACGACAgtcttgttccccccccccctccgcccccTCCACAAGGAAAGCGTGTTCATGCTATTGCGACAAGGTTGTGTGCGCATGTATTTGAGATTGCGTAAAAGCAGCTGAACTCATTTTCCCTCCCGAGGATGCATGGCGAGGGGTGGCCGGGAAGGAACCCTCCAAATAATACTTGTGCCGTTAAAGgtgcgatcttttttttttttcatttgtgtggaGTTATGCAAGAATTCCAGAAGCCCAAACCATTTTCTTTTGTGCAAAGACATTTTATGATTTTAAAAATAGCAGACACAGTTGTGAGTTTGTGTGGTCAAATCTTGCCAGCGGCCTTACAAAACGGACTAGTTGCATGCCCCCCCTCAACCCCCGCCCTTGCGCTTTGTGTTTTCTCCAAGGCACAATTCCGAAATATGCAAGCTTCTTTAAAAAGCTCAAAAACTGTCCAcacttgtttgtctgtttgggcCTTGTTAAAGGGTGGCGACCACTCCAGCGAGTACTGAACTTTTTAAGCAGTGTAGAGAATGGATGTGAAATTCAGGAGTTCCCAGACTTTGTCTCAAGGCGAGCCATAAAACAACCTGTTTTtgatctttaaaaaaaacatttgaatgtgGACTGCTAGCAAACACCTTACAGCTCTATGGTGGTGTTTTTCAATTTTGCTGTTTAAAGTTTGCATGGTCTCTCTGTGCTTCTCTTGTGTAAACTTATTTAATCTCTTTTAGAACATTTTACTCCAATGCAAATGGCAAGCTGACAGCCAATGATCTCGTTTTTGATGTTATATTTTGTTCTGCGAGTGAATAGTAAAACAAATGTGGCCCATGTAGAGCCAATTATTTTGAAAGCATACAttatttcatttgaaatgtattCTTTCCATGCATTATTCAGTGGTTCATAATTTACTCCAGACTGAGCCCCAGGAGCATGTTTGatttgagaagggaaaaaaaaaaagcaaacagttTTTCCTGTGAATTGTTCAACAGCATTTTCTTTGTTGTTTAAAATATGCAATCATTTCATCTTGCTTGAATTGGCTCGTttataaagaaaaacattgcaaacaGGAAAAGATTAAAACACCCCCCGTCCTCCCCTCACGTATTTTAGTGTGGcagatgttttggttttgaatggaATAGGGTTGTTTTGGGAGGCCTCGAATGGGGCCTGCTTGCCTCGGGTCTTGAGACGTCATCACTTTAGGTCCAATTCTGCGGTAACCACACGTGTAATCTGGCTTCCATCAGCAGTCCAATTCCGGGGGAACCAATTTGgttgaattaaaaaacaaaaaaacaaaaaaaaaaaatcatgttgcaTTTGCTTACAGAGGCTGAAGAGAACAAAATGAGTTTGCTTCGGGGACTTTGCCTTGTGTCCGATTCGACCCAACAAATGCCTCCACGCTCCCGTGGGAAAAGCCCAACGCACGAGAAGCTAAAGTGAACTCAGCCACCGACGGGCCTGCAGGGTTAAAAATAATCGGACTGAGCAGACAGCCTGGGGTTCGAGGGACTATTATTGTTCTGGACCTGGTTCAACAACTCCACGCCTAATCATGCACACAACGCCATGGAAACCATAGGGGACGTTTTGTTGCAATCTAATTTTAACAGGCTCTTTATTAGCTGTCTGATTTGCATCGCATTAGACAAATTGCTTCATGCTCCAACGTGACCGTGTTTGCTTCATCCAAATGCAATTGAGCGCAAATAAGGAAATGTCTCGTTATGTAAACACAATGCTAAACTTTTCAAACAGACAGATAAATGAAGATATATTATAACCGTAGGTAAAACAAATAGACATGATTTAATCATGTAGGAGAAATAATTATTCTTAAGGCATATGTTAAGATTATTCCGCCCCCCCATACTTTCATTGACATTAATGGTGTGGCATATTGATTAAATTTGCCTTTTAACGACTTTCCCATTCGTTTTCAAATGTAACATGAGGAAAATGTTAAAGTTGACCgtaaaataataactaaataattgTCACTACTCCTTGTCATCTTAAAGAAGCCGCAAAAatccaattgtttttttccccacattacTTTGCTGACCTCTAGCGGTCATTAAGAGACTTACAACACATTCAAGCCTCTGAATTCACAATAGTTGATGCGCTTGAATAGAAAAAAAGTTTAATTCGAAATACATAACAGATGTAAATGATACAGTTGGAGAAAAGTAATTTTGATCAGTATTTGTGTTTTGTATGCCGTATACTCACAACGACATTCATCCAgctaaaaaagtgaaaaagtgcTTACAGAACAAGCATTGTGCTGCTGCTATGTGAAGCGTTATTATTCTTATTCATTGCAAAAGTCTTTTTCTGTTTCTCttctttggatttttttggaAACTGGTCAGGGGGAAGATAAATAGCCTTCGGCGCAAGACAGTCTAGAcactactgcaaaaaaaaaaaaaaaaagggctattGTGTAAATAAAATGCAGTAAGTGAGTCATCAAGTGAAAATACACAAATGATATTCGCCACCGTGCCAATAGCAAAGTAGCCCAGAAAATCCCGTCAACCTTCTTCAAGTCTAGAAATCCTGTTTGAGTTTCTTGATGCTGAAGTCAGCGGGCAGGTCCAGTTTGGAGAGGGTCTTCTTCACACGTAGTGCTGTGAGGCGGGCCGGTGCGTTCTGGAACCAACACTCCTTCATGATCTTCACGATGGACGACATGATCTGCACACAGGCGCAACAATGTATGGATGAGATGATTCTTGGTTAGCGCCATCATCATCGTCAGGTTCTGAAACATTGAATCATTTTTGTGTACCGGGTGGGAGTGCAGCCGGTTGTGCAAGCTGGGCCTCTGCTGGTCCACGCACACCACTTTCTTCATCTCTTCAAAGCTGGGATCGGAGGGCACCAGGTCAAAGAAGGGAGGACGGTACTCTTCCACAATCCctgggaaaaggaaaaaaaatgttttcaaattgtAGCCCCAGAAATATTCCAACACATCCCCTGGAGGCTGAGTGGGAAACTGGGCCGAGTGGAATGCACCATGTTGGAAGACTCAGCCTAATGAGAACTTAgatccagcttttttttttttttttttcgtctcaGCATGCATTTGGAAAACGTCTCCGGAATAGCCGTCCTTGTTCAGCCGGGTTACACATTTGATTACGCAGGAAAAGATAGAAACTCCCTTCGggaactgcacacacacacacacacacacattgtgctgtgtgtgtgtgtatgcatccatccatccgcatGCTGGCACTCGGGCGTCTGGTGTATGTACAAGGCAGTGCTGACACCAGATAAGACTGTTTATAATTACTGTAGCGCTAATCGTGAGAGAGGATAGTCGAGACGAGTGGGGGGGGAGAGACGTGCGGCTAACTgccttcctccctcccccccctccgTCTAATGTACATGCAATCCAACCAGCCACATGTTTTGTTTTCGCTCTTTACATAAAATCAGACTCCCGGTTGGATAAAGATTGCTTTGGCTCCAGAAGAAATAGTTCCCGCCCAGTCGTGCAATGCtcagtggtaaaaaaaaaaaaaaagtcagatggCAAGATGTTTTGACAATTCAATGTTCGGTTTGACTTTGGAGGTCGCGTTCAACACACAAGGTCGTGAGTGCCGTTACCATTGACGGTGGTTCTGCAGGAAATTTCCCAGAAGACCAAAGCCAGGGCCCAGATGTCCGTTTGCTTGTAGGACTCAAAGATGTCCATTCGAATGCTCTCGTCCAGCACCTCGGGTGCCATGTAGCGTTTGGTCCCCACGCGAGGGTTGTGGCCCACATCCAAGTAGTCGTTGGACTGGGAGTGGATCACAGCAAGACCTGACAGAGGAGTAAAGCAGGGCGGCGCCCTCGTCGAGTGGCGCCGATGAAAGCGGCCGGCGAGTCCTCACCCAGGTCGGCGATGCAGCACTGGCCGTTTCTCTTCACCAGGATGTTTCTGCTCTTCAAATCTCGGTGGGCGATGGCGGGTTTGCCCTGCGAGCTGACGATCTCGGTGTGGAGGTGGACCAGGCCGCACGCCACCGACAGGCACATCTTCAGGCAGCTCTCGGGCTCCAAGCCGCCGTACTGCAGGAAGTCGTAGAGCGAACCCAGCTCGTGAAAATGGGTGACCAGCCACAGCTGGGTGCTGGAATTCTTGGACGTCATGTCGGAGGCGATGAAACCTGAAGCGGGAAACGGACCGCGGCTCGCTTTTAGCATCGGCCTTTTGGCCCGACGCGCCGCAATGAAATCGAGCGCAGCACCCAAGATGTTGTCGTGCCGAAGCTGCACGGTATTGTAGATCTCCGTCTCTCGGAACCAGGACTGCTCGTCTCGGGAGGAGAAGATCTTGACGGCGACGCTCTCCCCCATCCAAGTTCCCCTCCACACCTCCCCGTACCGGCCTTTGCCTGCCATCAAAGAGTGGTTATGGTACCCAAAATGGCAG
This region of Syngnathus typhle isolate RoL2023-S1 ecotype Sweden linkage group LG2, RoL_Styp_1.0, whole genome shotgun sequence genomic DNA includes:
- the acvrl1 gene encoding serine/threonine-protein kinase receptor R3 isoform X1; translation: MDGSLGFTLVLVGLLLLTSARHADSEDDGKLLCMCENAKGTCVNDTCRGDVCFYTWVQGHEEKGCFSNHDYREQCFTSFERFHVYCCRESRCNAAATPPPNINGETSTVAPLQPRPELWIAAALLLFVTAAGLCGLLIFLRLRRAHVRLKNADEHDISMLKVPNGEDPTYGGIYDEFCTSGSGTGLPYLVQRTMARQISLVECVGKGRYGEVWRGTWMGESVAVKIFSSRDEQSWFRETEIYNTVQLRHDNILGAALDFIAARRAKRPMLKASRGPFPASGFIASDMTSKNSSTQLWLVTHFHELGSLYDFLQYGGLEPESCLKMCLSVACGLVHLHTEIVSSQGKPAIAHRDLKSRNILVKRNGQCCIADLGLAVIHSQSNDYLDVGHNPRVGTKRYMAPEVLDESIRMDIFESYKQTDIWALALVFWEISCRTTVNGIVEEYRPPFFDLVPSDPSFEEMKKVVCVDQQRPSLHNRLHSHPIMSSIVKIMKECWFQNAPARLTALRVKKTLSKLDLPADFSIKKLKQDF
- the acvrl1 gene encoding serine/threonine-protein kinase receptor R3 isoform X2, with amino-acid sequence MDGSLGFTLVLVGLLLLTSARHADSEDDGKLLCMCENAKGTCVNDTCRGDVCFYTWVQGHEEKGCFSNHDYREQCFTSFERFHVYCCRESRCNAAATPPPNINGETSTVAPLQPRPELWIAAALLLFVTAAGLCGLLIFLRLRRAHVRLKNADEHDISMLKVPNGEDPTYGGIYDEFCTSGSGTGLPYLVQRTMARQISLVECVGKGRYGEVWRGTWMGESVAVKIFSSRDEQSWFRETEIYNTVQLRHDNILGFIASDMTSKNSSTQLWLVTHFHELGSLYDFLQYGGLEPESCLKMCLSVACGLVHLHTEIVSSQGKPAIAHRDLKSRNILVKRNGQCCIADLGLAVIHSQSNDYLDVGHNPRVGTKRYMAPEVLDESIRMDIFESYKQTDIWALALVFWEISCRTTVNGIVEEYRPPFFDLVPSDPSFEEMKKVVCVDQQRPSLHNRLHSHPIMSSIVKIMKECWFQNAPARLTALRVKKTLSKLDLPADFSIKKLKQDF